The genomic stretch AAGCCGGCGGACCGTATGGCTGCGGCGATGCGCGCGGTGGAACTGGTCATGATGGCCTGCCAATCCTTGAACGAAGCGCGCAGCTTGAGAAAAGCGGCCTCGGAATTTTTATCGTTGGTGTTTTGCGAAAGAATGGTGCCGATTAGGATCTCGAGAAAATCCCGGCGCCCCGGCCAGACCGGCTCGCCAAAATGTTTTTCCAGGTGGGCGATCACCCAGTCGATCTGTTTCTTGGCTTCGCGCTCACTCGTTGACATGCGGTTCTCCCAGACGTTAGAGAAATCGTCGACCGAATTCCTCCAACACAGAGGGAGACAGATCGACGCTGAACGCCCGTTGCAGAGCTTTATGGCGCAGAGCC from bacterium encodes the following:
- a CDS encoding endonuclease III, which encodes MSTSEREAKKQIDWVIAHLEKHFGEPVWPGRRDFLEILIGTILSQNTNDKNSEAAFLKLRASFKDWQAIMTSSTARIAAAIRSAG